The segment GCGTGGTCAAGACGTCATGACCAAGCTGTCGCAGTGTTTGGACGACGGGCAGCGGGAAGTTCTCGTTGGAGTAGAGGCGGGCCTTCATGACTCGTCACCGTTCGCGGCGATTTCGCGGTCCATCTCGTCGCGGTGGGACCGGGCGTAGTTCCAGGCGTTGGCGAGGTCTTCTGCGTTCAGCGAGGGATAAGCGGCGAGGAGTTCCCCATCGGTTTTGCCCTGCCGACGAAGCGATTCCAGCAGCCAGACGGGGATGCGGGTGCGGATGACACGGGCGGAGCCGCCG is part of the Verrucomicrobiaceae bacterium genome and harbors:
- a CDS encoding DUF433 domain-containing protein, with translation MTATYDHVREAVLHLPKGDQARILAVVAMEVTDAHPGIDFQTNVCGGSARVIRTRIPVWLLESLRRQGKTDGELLAAYPSLNAEDLANAWNYARSHRDEMDREIAANGDES